A single window of Microbispora hainanensis DNA harbors:
- the metE gene encoding 5-methyltetrahydropteroyltriglutamate--homocysteine S-methyltransferase yields MTSSFPASTVLGYPRIGPDRELKRALESYWEGRSSRTDLEETARRVREDTWRRLAALGLEGLPSNTFSYYDQVLDTAVLLGAVPGRYRHDDDLATYFAMARGAEGIAPLRMTKWFDTNYHYIVPEIGPDTVFSLDAAKPLGEVREARALGLETRPVLVGPVTFLLLSQAAPDSPDGFAPLDRLDDVVEVYARLLAELAAEGVGWVQLDEPALVADRTTAELAAVEAAYDRLGRLEHRPALLVASYFGDLGDALPVLAGAPVEAVALDLVRGAAQGVETLDVEALRGKTVVVGVVSGRDVWRTDRDRALATLLAVRERAGRVAVSTSCSLLHVPYDVERETGLDLALRERLAFAEQKVAEVVDLAARLAATPARDLPGQPAAPERPHAFPARTEQGRAPYPIRAAAQAEHLKLPLLPVTTIGSFPQTGELRRARAALAAGQIGEAAYESMVRAEIEQVIALQERLGLDVLVHGEPERNDMVQYFAEHLDGFAVTRHGWVQSYGSRCTRPPILYGDVRRPEPITVRWARYAQSLTSKPVKGMLTGPVTIVAWSFVRDDLPLREVVFQVADAVREEVGDLEEAGIRVIQVDEPALRELVPLRRAEQAAYLEWAVAAYRWATSGASEHTQIHTHLCYSDADEILAAIDALDADVTSIESARSRGRMLGAVGAFPRGLGPGVYDIHSPRVPGADEVEHLLAEALRSVPAERLWVNPDCGLKTRTYEQVEAALANVVEAAARLRERLF; encoded by the coding sequence ATGACGTCGTCCTTTCCCGCATCGACCGTGCTGGGCTATCCGCGGATCGGGCCGGATCGCGAGTTGAAGCGGGCGCTGGAGTCCTACTGGGAGGGGCGTTCCAGCCGTACGGACCTGGAGGAGACCGCGCGGCGGGTGCGGGAGGACACCTGGCGGCGGCTCGCCGCGCTCGGGCTGGAGGGCCTGCCGTCGAACACGTTCTCCTACTACGACCAGGTGCTCGACACGGCGGTGCTGCTGGGCGCGGTGCCGGGGCGTTACCGGCACGACGACGACCTGGCGACCTACTTCGCGATGGCCCGGGGCGCCGAGGGGATCGCCCCGCTGCGCATGACCAAGTGGTTCGACACCAACTATCACTACATCGTTCCCGAGATCGGCCCGGACACGGTCTTCTCGCTCGACGCCGCCAAGCCGCTGGGCGAGGTGCGCGAGGCCCGCGCGCTGGGGCTGGAGACCCGGCCCGTGCTGGTCGGGCCGGTGACGTTCCTGCTGCTGTCGCAGGCCGCCCCGGACAGCCCGGACGGCTTCGCCCCGCTCGACCGGCTGGACGACGTGGTCGAGGTGTACGCGCGTCTGCTGGCCGAGCTGGCCGCCGAGGGCGTCGGCTGGGTGCAACTGGACGAGCCCGCCCTGGTCGCCGACCGCACCACCGCCGAGCTGGCCGCGGTCGAGGCGGCGTACGACCGGCTGGGACGGCTGGAGCATCGGCCCGCGCTGCTGGTCGCCTCCTATTTCGGGGATCTCGGCGACGCGCTGCCCGTGCTGGCCGGAGCGCCGGTCGAGGCCGTCGCCCTCGACCTCGTCCGGGGCGCGGCCCAGGGCGTGGAGACGCTGGATGTGGAGGCGCTGCGCGGCAAGACGGTCGTCGTCGGCGTGGTCTCGGGACGCGACGTGTGGCGCACCGACCGGGACCGCGCGCTGGCCACGCTGCTCGCCGTACGGGAGCGTGCCGGGCGGGTCGCGGTGAGCACGTCGTGCTCGCTCCTCCACGTGCCCTACGACGTGGAGCGCGAGACCGGCCTCGACCTCGCGCTGCGGGAGCGGCTGGCGTTCGCGGAGCAGAAGGTCGCCGAGGTGGTCGACCTGGCGGCCCGGCTCGCGGCCACACCCGCGCGTGACCTGCCCGGACAGCCCGCCGCACCGGAGCGCCCACACGCGTTCCCGGCCCGTACGGAGCAGGGCCGCGCCCCCTACCCCATACGGGCGGCGGCGCAGGCCGAGCACCTGAAGCTGCCGCTCCTGCCGGTCACCACGATCGGCTCCTTCCCCCAGACGGGTGAGCTGCGCCGCGCCCGGGCGGCCCTGGCGGCCGGGCAGATCGGCGAGGCGGCCTACGAGAGCATGGTCCGCGCGGAGATCGAGCAGGTCATCGCGCTGCAGGAGCGGCTGGGGCTGGACGTCCTCGTGCACGGCGAGCCCGAGCGCAACGACATGGTGCAGTATTTCGCCGAGCACCTCGACGGCTTCGCCGTCACCCGGCACGGCTGGGTCCAGTCGTACGGCTCGCGCTGCACCCGCCCGCCCATCCTGTACGGCGACGTGCGGCGGCCGGAGCCGATCACTGTGCGGTGGGCGCGGTATGCCCAGTCGCTGACGAGCAAGCCGGTCAAGGGCATGCTCACCGGCCCGGTGACGATCGTGGCCTGGTCGTTCGTCCGCGACGACCTGCCGCTGCGCGAGGTCGTGTTCCAGGTCGCCGACGCCGTGCGTGAGGAGGTGGGCGACCTGGAGGAGGCGGGCATCCGTGTCATCCAGGTCGACGAGCCCGCGCTGCGCGAGCTGGTGCCGCTGCGGCGCGCCGAGCAGGCCGCCTACCTGGAGTGGGCGGTCGCGGCCTACCGATGGGCCACCTCGGGAGCGAGCGAGCACACGCAGATCCACACGCATCTGTGCTATTCGGACGCCGACGAGATCCTCGCCGCGATCGACGCCCTTGACGCGGACGTCACGAGCATCGAGTCGGCGCGCTCGCGGGGACGGATGCTCGGCGCGGTCGGCGCCTTCCCCCGGGGATTGGGGCCGGGCGTGTACGACATCCACTCGCCGCGCGTACCGGGCGCCGACGAGGTGGAGCACCTGCTCGCGGAGGCGCTGCGGAGCGTGCCCGCCGAGCGGTTGTGGGTCAACCCCGACTGCGGGCTGAAGACCCGCACGTACGAGCAGGTCGAGGCGGCGCTCGCCAATGTGGTCGAGGCGGCGGCCCGCCTGCGCGAGCGCCTCTTCTGA
- a CDS encoding response regulator: MIRVLLVDDQALIRAGFKALLDAEDDVEVVGEAGDGSQGLALAERHVPDVALVDIQMPVMDGIETTRRIADDPRLAATRVVILTNYGLDRYVFDALRAGASGFLLKDTDPAELVQAIRVAARGDALLSPAVTRTLISEYVSRPPDAVPTAALEQLTNREREVVALVARGLTNEEIAAHMVISPFTAKTHVSRAMTKLGARDRAQLVVFAYESGLVIPRGAARPR, translated from the coding sequence GTGATCAGGGTGCTGCTGGTGGACGACCAGGCGCTGATCCGGGCCGGATTCAAGGCGCTGCTCGACGCCGAGGACGACGTGGAGGTGGTCGGCGAGGCGGGCGACGGCAGCCAGGGCCTGGCACTGGCCGAACGGCACGTGCCCGACGTCGCGCTCGTGGACATCCAGATGCCGGTGATGGACGGCATCGAGACCACCCGCCGCATCGCCGACGATCCCCGCCTGGCCGCCACCCGGGTGGTGATCCTGACCAACTACGGGCTCGACCGCTACGTGTTCGACGCGCTGCGGGCGGGCGCGAGCGGCTTCCTGCTCAAGGACACCGATCCGGCGGAGCTCGTCCAGGCGATCAGGGTCGCGGCGCGCGGCGACGCCCTGCTGTCGCCCGCGGTCACCCGGACGCTCATCAGCGAGTACGTCTCCCGCCCGCCGGACGCCGTGCCGACTGCCGCCCTGGAGCAGCTCACCAACCGCGAACGGGAGGTCGTCGCCCTGGTCGCGCGCGGCCTCACCAACGAGGAGATCGCCGCTCACATGGTGATCAGCCCGTTCACCGCCAAGACCCACGTGAGCAGGGCGATGACCAAGCTCGGCGCGCGCGACCGGGCCCAGCTCGTCGTCTTCGCCTACGAGTCCGGCCTGGTGATCCCCCGGGGTGCCGCCAGGCCCCGCTGA
- a CDS encoding sensor histidine kinase, translating to MDGDRGRQASSSPRKSQPPVIVDMPAPPEPRALAEPALPKDPALPKNPGRADEPAASKGSVLSDGPALPEEPEGSDEPAVSDDGAEAGRRPLPRFHLSDAVLGVVVAVALAGGTLLPGSPNGPAQLGVVGYLLLMVGSAALAVRRAMPVTALVVSAACMLVYALRVQPETATAFPLLITVFSAAAAGRRVWAVAGSAVYLTGVLLVQLSDLGGGTPREVVDRVGLLVGWFVAANVAGVVSRQRQAYLRQAEQRAVEAERTREEVALRRAGEERLRIARELHDSLTHSISIIKVQAGVAVHLARKRGDEVPPALLAIQDASADAMRELRATLEVLREPGPDDAPGAARADRIGELVERARSAGVPATLSISGTPRALPPEVDLTAYRIVQEALTNVARHAGPASASVQVRYLPGALVVRVEDDGRGTATPNESSHVGVGLTGMRERVSALGGRLHTGPGADGGFTVHAELPLPVREGAA from the coding sequence ATGGACGGCGATCGCGGACGGCAGGCCTCCTCCAGCCCACGGAAGTCTCAGCCACCGGTGATCGTGGACATGCCCGCGCCGCCCGAGCCGCGGGCACTCGCGGAGCCTGCTCTCCCGAAGGACCCTGCTCTCCCGAAGAACCCGGGCCGCGCAGATGAACCGGCGGCCTCGAAGGGATCGGTCCTGTCGGACGGACCGGCCCTCCCGGAGGAACCGGAGGGATCGGATGAACCGGCCGTCTCGGACGACGGGGCGGAGGCCGGGCGACGCCCCCTCCCCCGGTTCCACCTGTCGGACGCCGTGCTCGGGGTGGTCGTAGCGGTGGCGCTCGCGGGCGGCACCCTGCTTCCCGGCTCGCCGAACGGGCCCGCGCAACTGGGGGTGGTGGGCTACCTGCTCCTGATGGTCGGGTCCGCCGCCCTGGCCGTGCGGCGGGCGATGCCGGTGACGGCGCTCGTCGTCTCCGCGGCCTGCATGCTGGTCTACGCCCTGCGGGTGCAGCCGGAGACCGCGACCGCGTTCCCCCTCCTGATCACGGTGTTCTCGGCGGCCGCCGCGGGCCGTCGCGTGTGGGCGGTCGCGGGCAGCGCCGTCTACCTCACCGGTGTCCTGCTGGTGCAGTTGTCGGACCTCGGCGGCGGGACCCCGCGCGAGGTGGTCGACCGGGTGGGCCTGCTCGTCGGCTGGTTCGTCGCCGCCAACGTGGCGGGGGTCGTCTCCCGGCAGCGGCAGGCGTACCTGCGCCAGGCCGAACAGCGGGCCGTCGAGGCGGAGCGCACCCGCGAGGAGGTCGCGCTGCGCCGGGCCGGCGAGGAGCGGCTGCGCATCGCCAGGGAACTGCACGACTCGCTCACCCACAGCATCTCGATCATCAAGGTGCAGGCCGGGGTGGCCGTCCATCTGGCGCGCAAGCGCGGCGACGAGGTGCCGCCCGCGCTGCTGGCGATCCAGGACGCGAGCGCGGACGCCATGCGCGAGCTGCGCGCGACGCTTGAGGTGCTGCGCGAACCCGGCCCCGACGACGCGCCCGGCGCGGCCCGGGCCGACAGGATCGGCGAACTGGTCGAGCGGGCCCGGTCGGCGGGCGTGCCGGCCACGCTGTCGATCAGCGGCACGCCCCGCGCCCTGCCGCCCGAGGTCGACCTGACCGCCTACCGGATCGTGCAGGAGGCGCTCACCAACGTGGCGCGGCACGCGGGCCCCGCCTCGGCGTCCGTGCAGGTCCGCTATCTGCCCGGCGCCCTCGTCGTACGCGTCGAGGACGACGGCAGAGGAACCGCGACACCGAACGAGTCCTCTCATGTGGGCGTCGGGCTCACCGGCATGCGCGAGCGGGTGTCCGCGCTCGGCGGGCGGCTCCACACCGGTCCGGGCGCGGACGGCGGCTTCACCGTGCACGCCGAGCTGCCCCTCCCGGTGCGGGAGGGAGCGGCGTGA
- a CDS encoding carboxymuconolactone decarboxylase family protein, protein MPTRYRYVTPVPTEAAAGLIAQVYAQITRDFGLARMPLFLTLSPAPEVLAATWAMLRESLVAGQAPRAAKEVVATGVSLANKCPFCVDAHTVLLHATGEHELAETVARGERPSDPEHARLFAWAFGTATSGKAPPCPEDHAAEHIGTALAFHFINRMVSSLLTDDLLPAGLQRSRLVRGLGGRALAKTVRRRRPRGEALPLLHGLPSGPAPAWAAGAPAGVAFAALRAAAGEGGHLLGDSAREAVVEAVAVWDGGHPPLTGWPSGPLEDVAPAQRPAAKLALLAALAPYRVADADVAAWREAGGGRSDADLVRLLAFGAITAVRRIEAALAVPAS, encoded by the coding sequence ATGCCGACGCGCTACCGATATGTGACCCCGGTGCCCACGGAGGCGGCGGCCGGGCTGATCGCCCAGGTCTACGCGCAGATCACCCGTGATTTCGGCCTGGCCCGCATGCCGCTGTTCCTGACGTTGTCCCCGGCCCCCGAGGTGCTCGCCGCCACGTGGGCGATGCTGCGTGAGTCGCTGGTCGCCGGGCAGGCCCCGAGGGCGGCCAAGGAGGTCGTCGCAACCGGGGTCTCTCTCGCCAACAAGTGCCCGTTCTGCGTGGACGCGCACACCGTGCTCCTGCACGCGACCGGTGAGCACGAGCTGGCCGAGACCGTCGCGCGTGGGGAGAGGCCGTCCGATCCCGAACACGCCCGGCTGTTCGCCTGGGCGTTCGGCACGGCCACGTCCGGGAAGGCGCCGCCGTGTCCGGAGGATCACGCGGCCGAGCACATCGGCACGGCCCTCGCCTTCCATTTCATCAACCGGATGGTGTCGTCGTTGCTTACCGACGACCTTCTGCCGGCCGGCCTGCAACGCTCCCGGCTCGTACGCGGCCTGGGCGGCAGGGCCCTCGCAAAGACGGTGCGCCGCAGGCGGCCACGGGGTGAGGCGCTGCCCCTGCTGCACGGGCTGCCCTCGGGCCCGGCCCCGGCCTGGGCGGCGGGTGCCCCGGCCGGGGTGGCGTTCGCCGCGCTGCGGGCGGCGGCTGGGGAGGGCGGCCACCTGCTGGGCGACTCGGCCAGGGAGGCGGTCGTGGAGGCCGTCGCGGTCTGGGACGGCGGGCACCCGCCGCTGACCGGCTGGCCGTCCGGCCCGCTGGAGGACGTCGCGCCCGCACAGCGCCCGGCGGCCAAGCTCGCCCTGCTGGCGGCCCTCGCGCCTTATCGGGTGGCCGACGCGGACGTGGCCGCCTGGCGGGAGGCCGGGGGAGGACGGTCCGACGCCGACCTCGTGCGGCTGCTGGCGTTCGGGGCGATCACCGCCGTCCGCCGGATCGAGGCCGCTCTCGCGGTCCCCGCCTCCTGA
- a CDS encoding PhzF family phenazine biosynthesis protein: protein MRIFTVDSFTERPFRGNPAAVCLLDETVPDEWMQAVAAEMRHSETAFVLGRGEGPCSLRWFTPAVEVALCGHATLATAHVLYSLGESGRLEFETKSGILATEQADGGLIAMDFPAKRAAQCPPPDGLVEALGVTPVWTGRSEFDLLVEVGSADEVRAAEPDMARLAEVEARGVIVTASGEGTSADYVSRFFGPRVGVPEDPVTGSAHCVLAPHWSARLGRDALVGEQVSRRGGTVRTTLRGDRVELAGHAVTIWSGELEV from the coding sequence ATGCGCATCTTCACCGTGGACTCCTTCACCGAGCGGCCGTTCCGGGGCAATCCCGCCGCGGTCTGCCTCCTCGACGAGACCGTGCCGGACGAGTGGATGCAGGCGGTGGCCGCCGAGATGCGCCATTCGGAGACGGCCTTCGTGCTCGGGCGGGGTGAGGGGCCGTGCTCGCTGCGCTGGTTCACCCCCGCGGTCGAGGTCGCGCTGTGCGGGCACGCCACCCTGGCCACCGCGCACGTCCTCTACTCCCTCGGGGAGTCCGGACGGCTGGAGTTCGAGACGAAGAGCGGCATTCTCGCGACCGAGCAGGCGGACGGCGGGCTGATCGCGATGGACTTCCCGGCGAAGCGGGCCGCGCAGTGCCCGCCGCCGGACGGCCTCGTCGAGGCCCTCGGCGTCACGCCGGTGTGGACCGGCCGCAGCGAGTTCGACCTGCTGGTCGAGGTCGGCTCGGCCGATGAGGTCCGGGCCGCCGAGCCCGACATGGCGCGGCTGGCCGAGGTCGAGGCCCGTGGCGTCATCGTGACGGCGTCCGGCGAGGGCACCTCCGCCGACTACGTCTCCCGGTTCTTCGGCCCCCGGGTGGGCGTGCCCGAGGACCCGGTCACCGGGTCGGCCCACTGCGTGCTCGCGCCGCACTGGTCGGCCAGGCTCGGCCGGGACGCGCTCGTCGGCGAGCAGGTGTCGCGGCGCGGCGGAACCGTGCGCACGACCCTGCGCGGCGACCGCGTCGAGCTCGCCGGCCACGCCGTGACCATCTGGTCCGGCGAGCTGGAGGTCTGA
- a CDS encoding acetate/propionate family kinase — protein sequence MTPTVLTVNAGSSSLQLHLVRDGRVLRTEHSEHGPDPATAERTLSDFLSGAGTEVTAVGHRIVHGGEAVRAPMVADDDLVEAARGYADLAPLHVPPALALVEAARRVLPSVPHVLCPDTAFHAGLPAVAATYALPAGWRRRWGLRRYGFHGLSYAWAARRAAELLGRPAGKVSLVLTHLGGGCSVCAVRGGRSVDTSMGFTPLEGVPMSTRSGSVDPGMLLWLLSGARLTLDELRDGLEHGSGLLGLSGGLSGDTRDLVASPEAAAALALDVFAYRVSREIAAATAALDRLDALVFTGEIGWDQPEVREAVCARLSLLGVEPPAVTDADRDLVVSPPGARVPVLVVRPREELQIARETLAALGRPGGRDGRP from the coding sequence ATGACACCGACCGTGCTCACCGTGAACGCGGGCTCCAGCAGCCTGCAACTGCATCTGGTGCGGGACGGCCGCGTGCTGCGCACCGAGCACAGCGAGCACGGCCCGGACCCCGCCACGGCGGAGCGTACGCTGTCGGACTTCCTGTCCGGGGCGGGCACCGAGGTGACCGCCGTCGGCCACCGGATCGTCCACGGCGGCGAGGCCGTACGCGCTCCGATGGTCGCCGACGACGACCTGGTAGAGGCCGCACGCGGTTACGCGGACCTCGCGCCGCTGCACGTGCCGCCCGCGCTCGCGCTGGTCGAGGCGGCCCGGCGGGTGCTGCCGTCCGTGCCACACGTGCTGTGCCCCGACACCGCCTTCCACGCGGGGCTTCCGGCCGTCGCCGCGACCTACGCCCTGCCCGCCGGGTGGCGGCGGCGCTGGGGCCTGCGCCGCTACGGCTTCCATGGGCTGTCGTACGCGTGGGCGGCCCGCCGGGCGGCCGAGCTGCTCGGACGCCCGGCCGGGAAGGTCAGCCTGGTCCTCACGCATCTCGGCGGCGGATGCTCGGTCTGCGCCGTGCGCGGCGGCCGGAGCGTGGACACCTCGATGGGGTTCACTCCGTTGGAGGGCGTGCCCATGAGCACGCGTTCCGGCAGCGTCGATCCCGGCATGCTCCTGTGGCTGCTGTCCGGCGCACGCCTCACGCTGGACGAGCTGCGCGACGGGCTGGAGCACGGCTCCGGGCTGCTCGGGCTCTCCGGGGGCCTGTCCGGCGACACCCGCGACCTGGTCGCCTCGCCGGAGGCGGCCGCCGCCCTGGCGCTCGACGTGTTCGCCTACCGGGTGAGCCGGGAGATCGCCGCCGCCACCGCCGCACTCGACCGGCTCGACGCGCTCGTGTTCACCGGCGAGATCGGCTGGGACCAGCCGGAGGTGCGCGAGGCGGTGTGCGCCAGGCTGTCGCTGCTCGGCGTGGAGCCGCCCGCCGTGACCGACGCCGACCGGGATCTTGTCGTCAGTCCGCCGGGCGCCCGCGTGCCGGTCCTCGTCGTACGGCCCCGCGAGGAGCTCCAGATCGCCCGGGAGACCCTGGCCGCGCTCGGCCGTCCCGGTGGCCGAGACGGGCGGCCGTAG
- a CDS encoding class I SAM-dependent methyltransferase → MITTDVATRWIDRWDRQQEGYLPDREERFTALIDAVEAGAGRPDPLVIDLGCGPGSLSARLLDRLPRATVVAVDADPLLLSLARAAYGDRDGLRLADLDLREPGWGEALGLDRPADAAVSTTALHWLAEPHLRAVYAELATVLRPGGLFLNGDHFSSEDTSPTLARLERAVHESEERRRFTDGRPEDWRQWWDAIAADPELAGVAAPRPATAAHHGSESLHLSTHVEALRAAGFAEIGTLWQRGDNRLLCAVRP, encoded by the coding sequence ATGATCACAACCGACGTGGCCACCCGGTGGATCGACCGTTGGGACCGCCAGCAGGAGGGCTACCTTCCCGACCGGGAGGAGCGCTTCACCGCGCTGATCGACGCCGTCGAGGCGGGCGCCGGCCGTCCGGACCCCCTGGTGATCGACCTCGGCTGCGGCCCCGGCTCGCTCTCGGCCCGCCTGCTCGACCGTCTTCCCCGCGCCACGGTCGTCGCGGTCGACGCCGATCCTCTCTTACTGTCGCTCGCCCGGGCGGCGTACGGCGACCGTGACGGCCTGCGCCTCGCCGACCTGGACCTGCGCGAGCCGGGATGGGGTGAGGCGCTCGGCCTCGACCGCCCGGCGGACGCGGCGGTGAGCACGACCGCGTTGCACTGGCTGGCCGAGCCCCATCTGCGAGCCGTGTACGCCGAGCTCGCGACCGTGCTGCGGCCGGGCGGGCTGTTCCTCAACGGCGACCACTTCAGCTCCGAGGACACCTCGCCGACGCTGGCGCGGCTGGAGCGGGCCGTGCACGAGAGCGAGGAGCGGCGGCGCTTCACCGACGGCCGTCCCGAGGACTGGCGTCAGTGGTGGGACGCGATCGCCGCCGACCCCGAGCTCGCCGGTGTCGCGGCGCCCCGGCCGGCCACCGCGGCACACCACGGCTCGGAGTCGCTCCATCTGTCCACCCATGTCGAGGCCCTGCGGGCGGCGGGCTTCGCCGAGATCGGGACGCTGTGGCAGCGCGGCGACAACCGCCTGCTCTGCGCCGTGCGTCCGTAA
- a CDS encoding CGNR zinc finger domain-containing protein translates to MVGIAVGLVNALTEGEARGRPYALPTGEARAAAVGDVLATGDRRAPEVSEAEADALTEIAGRLRGVFEAVTRGDVDAAALAVNGLLAETDARPHLDRHDGEPWHLHFHGAGGTLAGNYAAGCATGLAVVLGSELHDRLGVCTAPHCDRVYVDTSRNGTRRFCSTACQNRVKTAAFRARGA, encoded by the coding sequence GTGGTGGGCATCGCGGTCGGCCTCGTCAACGCGCTGACCGAGGGGGAGGCGCGGGGCCGGCCGTACGCGCTTCCGACGGGTGAGGCGCGGGCCGCCGCGGTCGGCGACGTGCTCGCGACCGGCGACAGGCGGGCGCCCGAGGTCTCCGAGGCGGAGGCGGACGCGCTCACGGAGATCGCGGGGCGGCTGCGTGGTGTGTTCGAGGCCGTGACGCGTGGCGACGTGGACGCGGCGGCGCTCGCCGTGAACGGACTGCTGGCCGAGACGGACGCCCGCCCGCACCTCGACCGGCACGACGGGGAGCCCTGGCACCTGCACTTCCACGGCGCGGGCGGCACCCTGGCCGGCAACTACGCGGCCGGTTGCGCGACCGGCCTGGCCGTGGTGCTCGGCAGCGAGCTGCACGACCGGCTCGGCGTGTGCACCGCGCCGCACTGCGACCGCGTGTATGTGGACACCTCCCGCAACGGCACCCGCCGCTTCTGCTCCACGGCCTGCCAGAACCGGGTCAAGACGGCCGCCTTCCGGGCGCGCGGCGCCTGA
- a CDS encoding SDR family NAD(P)-dependent oxidoreductase: protein MNDMNGKAALVTGGGRGIGAAVALRLAERGADVALTYERDEDSAAAVAEKVKGMGRRTLVIRADNGDAAAVTAAVDEAAAEFGRLDVLVNNAAVFHVAPIEDLGPEEVDRTLAANVRGPFLAARAAAGHMSEGGRIITIGSNVAERAVFPGFALYAMSKTAMTGMTKGLARDLGPRGITVNLVNPGPTDTASNPADSPMADTIRGLTVLGRYAEPGDIAETVAHLAGDGGRHITGATINVDGGWAV from the coding sequence ATGAACGACATGAACGGCAAGGCGGCCCTGGTCACCGGGGGTGGCAGGGGGATCGGCGCGGCGGTCGCACTCAGGCTGGCCGAGCGCGGCGCGGACGTGGCGCTGACCTACGAGCGAGACGAGGACAGCGCTGCCGCCGTGGCCGAGAAGGTGAAGGGGATGGGCAGGCGGACACTGGTCATCCGCGCCGACAACGGCGACGCGGCGGCGGTCACCGCGGCCGTGGACGAGGCCGCCGCGGAGTTCGGCCGGCTCGACGTCCTCGTGAACAACGCGGCGGTCTTCCACGTCGCGCCCATCGAGGACCTCGGACCGGAGGAGGTCGACCGTACGCTCGCAGCCAACGTGCGCGGGCCGTTCCTGGCCGCGCGGGCGGCGGCGGGGCACATGTCCGAGGGCGGCCGGATCATCACCATCGGCAGCAACGTGGCCGAGCGGGCCGTCTTCCCGGGCTTCGCCCTCTACGCGATGAGCAAGACGGCCATGACCGGAATGACCAAGGGGCTCGCCCGCGACCTCGGGCCGCGCGGCATCACGGTCAACCTCGTCAACCCCGGCCCGACCGACACCGCCTCGAACCCGGCGGACAGCCCCATGGCGGACACGATCCGGGGCCTGACGGTCCTCGGCCGCTACGCGGAGCCGGGCGACATCGCCGAGACCGTGGCCCATTTGGCGGGCGACGGCGGGCGCCACATCACCGGAGCGACGATCAACGTGGACGGCGGCTGGGCCGTCTGA
- a CDS encoding PP2C family protein-serine/threonine phosphatase — protein MTHNRIRYAAGSDVGRSRANNEDSVHAGERLLAIADGMGGHGHGEVASAAVISTLAKLEDGPAPADVAAALADAVREAGQHLGDLAAQDPALERMGTTITAMLWDGHGKFALAHVGDSRAYMLRDGALYQITRDHTLVQSLVDDGRMSPDQAARHPRRSLLLRALETSGLAEPDLSLREAYPGDRYLLCSDGLTSVLEPEALHHVLTTVADPQETVTRLIELANEGGGPDNISCVVADVEAPDA, from the coding sequence ATGACGCACAACCGTATTCGGTACGCCGCGGGGTCGGACGTCGGGCGCTCGCGTGCCAACAACGAAGATTCGGTGCACGCCGGCGAGCGCCTGCTCGCCATCGCCGACGGGATGGGCGGACACGGACACGGCGAGGTCGCCAGCGCGGCCGTCATCTCCACACTGGCCAAGCTGGAGGACGGTCCGGCTCCCGCCGACGTCGCCGCCGCCCTCGCGGACGCCGTACGGGAGGCGGGGCAGCACCTGGGCGACCTCGCCGCGCAGGACCCGGCGCTTGAGCGGATGGGCACCACGATCACCGCGATGCTGTGGGACGGCCACGGGAAGTTCGCCCTGGCCCACGTGGGCGACTCACGGGCGTACATGCTGCGCGACGGCGCGCTCTACCAGATCACGCGCGACCACACGCTGGTGCAGTCGCTGGTGGACGACGGGCGCATGAGCCCCGACCAGGCCGCCCGCCATCCGCGCCGCTCCCTGCTGCTGCGGGCGCTGGAGACCAGCGGCCTGGCCGAGCCCGACCTGTCGCTGCGCGAGGCCTACCCGGGCGACCGCTACCTGCTGTGCTCCGACGGGCTCACCTCCGTGCTCGAACCCGAGGCGCTGCACCACGTGCTCACCACCGTGGCCGATCCGCAGGAGACGGTCACCCGGCTCATCGAGCTGGCCAACGAGGGCGGCGGCCCCGACAACATCTCCTGCGTCGTCGCCGACGTCGAAGCCCCCGACGCCTGA